From the genome of Aeromonas hydrophila subsp. hydrophila ATCC 7966:
TCCGAGCCAGCGCCCCATCATGCGTACCTTCACCATTCGCGCATTTCGCCGCGAGGCGCTGGAGCTGGATATCGACTTCGCCCTGCACGGCGATGGCGGCCCCGCCAGCCGCTTTGCCAACGAGGTCAAGCCAGGCGACCTGCTGGCCATCTCGGGCCCAGGTGGTCCGGACCCCATGTTGCAGCCTGCCAGCCACTACTACATGGTGGGGGATCTCACCGCCCTGCCCGCCATCAGCGCCATGGCCGAGGTGATGCCCGCCGATGCCCGCGGCCACATCGCCCTGCTGGTGCCCTATCAGGAAGATGTGCAGGATCTGTCGCTGCCCGCCGGGGTGACCCTGCGCTGGTTTGTCGGCTCCCCTGAAGAGACGGCGCCGCTGGTGGAGTATTTCACCTCCCTGCCGCTGGAAGAGCAACAGAGCTACTTCTGGTTCGGCGGGGAAGAGGGATTGGTGGTCCCCATGCGCCGCCACGTACGGCGCACACTCGAGGTGGATCGCACCCGGGTCTACGCCGTGCCCTACTGGCGCCACGGCAAAGATGAAGAGGCCTATCACCATGCGCGTCACGACGTGATGGACAGCTGAATCAGCTGATTTTGTCCTGAAATATCAAGCTCATGGTCTACCGGCCATGGGCTTGATTGCCATTGGTGCAATGCCACCCGCCTGCTCTCCCCCCCCCATTCTGGTATGCCACTCGGTTGTGCTTGCATTTGCGGCCGACAACAAGATAATGATAATCACTCTCAACAATAACAGGTGATGACGCCCCATTGCAGCTCCCTCGTCCGGGTCCCGGTGTGGAGTGCACGTCATTCACTCCATTTGCACAGCAAGGTAATCCAGATGGCAGTCTTGAACTCGGTAATGCGCGCCTTCGCGGTGGAGGCTCTCCCCACTCCTGCCGACCTGTTGGCACTTCACCCCTGTCCAGCCGACCTGGCAACCGGGATCGATCAGCACCGTCAGCAGGTTCGCCAGATCCTGAGCGGGGATGACGATCGCCTGCTGGTGGTCATCGGTCCCTGCTCCATTCACGATCCCCTCGCCGCCCTCGATTACGCCCGGCGGCTGGCAGCGCTAGCCCACGACTATCGGGATCGGCTGCAGATAGTGATGCGCACCTATTTCGAGAAACCCCGCACCACGGTGGGCTGGAAGGGGTTGGTGTTCGACCCCCATCTGGATGGCAGCAACGACATAGGCCATGGCCTGCAGCTGGCACGCCAGCTGCTGCTCGACATCAACCGGCTGGGGCTGGCTACCGCCACCGAGTTTCTCGACACCACCAGCTTCCTCTACCTAGCCGATCTCATCAGCTGGGGAGCGATCGGCGCCCGGACCACGGAGTCACAGGTGCACCGGCAGCTGGCCTCGGCCCTGCCCTGCCCCATCGGCTTCAAGAACGGTACCGATGGCAACATCCGGGTGGCCATCGATGCCATCCAGGCCAGTGAAGCCTCCCACCTGTTTACCGTCCCCGGCAGCCAGGGCGGCATGGTGGTGATCAAGAGTGAGGGCAACCCGGCCGGCCACATCATCTTGCGCGGCGGCACCCGCCCCAATTATCACCAGAGCGACGTGGAAGAGGCGGCCGAGCGACTGGCACGGCAGGGGCTCACGCCTCGGCTGATGGTGGATTGCAGCCACGGCAACAGC
Proteins encoded in this window:
- a CDS encoding siderophore-interacting protein gives rise to the protein MSQSAPVNRPRLLTVKHIQDVSPHLRRICLTSPELADYPFTCGGAHIKIMLPQPGQAHAVLPTPTPQGPRWEDPSQRPIMRTFTIRAFRREALELDIDFALHGDGGPASRFANEVKPGDLLAISGPGGPDPMLQPASHYYMVGDLTALPAISAMAEVMPADARGHIALLVPYQEDVQDLSLPAGVTLRWFVGSPEETAPLVEYFTSLPLEEQQSYFWFGGEEGLVVPMRRHVRRTLEVDRTRVYAVPYWRHGKDEEAYHHARHDVMDS
- a CDS encoding 3-deoxy-7-phosphoheptulonate synthase — protein: MAVLNSVMRAFAVEALPTPADLLALHPCPADLATGIDQHRQQVRQILSGDDDRLLVVIGPCSIHDPLAALDYARRLAALAHDYRDRLQIVMRTYFEKPRTTVGWKGLVFDPHLDGSNDIGHGLQLARQLLLDINRLGLATATEFLDTTSFLYLADLISWGAIGARTTESQVHRQLASALPCPIGFKNGTDGNIRVAIDAIQASEASHLFTVPGSQGGMVVIKSEGNPAGHIILRGGTRPNYHQSDVEEAAERLARQGLTPRLMVDCSHGNSQKLHKNQIRVAGELCRQLVEGSDAIAAVMVESFLQGGSQKPAPLAELVYGQSVTDACLCWDDTQTLLAMLAEAVETRRQHPGRAQPDIARWHAQLAS